Proteins found in one Fimbriimonadaceae bacterium genomic segment:
- a CDS encoding glycoside hydrolase family 127 protein has translation MPDSVRFRFTSEPLRRAVDLSVERRLKSFVIDEESEPVAMFSPTSREASHGGDWYGEHVGKWLVAASLAAGRTGDEDLDRSIGRVVEALAGWQEPDGYLGTYPSGSLARFTSEHVGGQRTWDLWVHAWLVLGLLATGRPDALQVAERIGSLVVRTVSEGRHLVHQGNHAGLSSLVMVEPLALLSQVTSDLRFATTAIEELRYADAQGLGLLSARPGCDVSKVGTGKVYQILWCLVGMLEAGKALDDDQALQAVVALYDDVRRHHLNPLGGPWGGVATHMEVFNPRGFFTPTGFVETCSSATWLDLSLRLHALTGDPSYADEAEKTLLNAVLGAQDADGEDWCYFTFANGRRNNTYHWACCKSSGALALERAARAAFDGSTVNLLQPFEAETPEGVRVQLVRQGDERFSLAADKPTTLHVRVPAWCEGGGRVVEAVLSPGEPFQFEARPKVAAQPYTHTVDHHGQEVVHEEYVCFSRGPFVLAAGPDGDIPTAPTVRLPRLFPLNCLHESGDDVELRPPGGKPVTLSPYYRAGGAHHGAWRNTWLPVAWQ, from the coding sequence ATGCCGGATTCCGTCCGCTTCCGCTTCACGTCCGAGCCCCTGAGGCGGGCGGTCGACCTGAGTGTCGAACGAAGGCTCAAGTCTTTTGTCATCGACGAGGAGTCCGAACCGGTCGCGATGTTCTCGCCGACCTCCCGGGAAGCGAGCCACGGTGGCGACTGGTATGGCGAGCACGTCGGCAAGTGGTTGGTGGCGGCGAGCCTGGCGGCGGGTCGGACCGGCGACGAAGATCTGGACCGCTCAATCGGTCGGGTCGTCGAGGCGTTGGCGGGATGGCAGGAACCCGACGGCTACCTGGGGACGTACCCGTCGGGGTCGCTGGCCCGGTTCACGTCGGAACATGTCGGGGGGCAGAGGACGTGGGACCTGTGGGTGCACGCCTGGCTGGTGCTCGGGCTCCTGGCGACAGGCCGCCCGGACGCCCTTCAAGTCGCCGAGCGCATCGGCAGTCTGGTCGTCCGGACGGTGAGCGAAGGCCGGCACCTCGTTCACCAGGGTAACCACGCGGGCCTGAGCAGCTTGGTCATGGTCGAGCCCCTTGCCCTGCTCTCCCAGGTGACCAGTGACCTGCGCTTCGCCACGACGGCGATCGAGGAACTCCGGTACGCCGACGCCCAAGGACTCGGACTCCTTTCTGCCCGCCCCGGGTGCGACGTGAGCAAGGTGGGGACTGGCAAGGTGTATCAGATCCTCTGGTGCCTGGTCGGCATGCTCGAAGCAGGCAAGGCGCTGGACGACGACCAAGCCCTCCAGGCCGTCGTGGCGCTCTACGACGACGTCCGCCGTCACCACCTCAACCCGTTGGGTGGCCCGTGGGGAGGCGTGGCGACCCACATGGAGGTGTTCAACCCCCGGGGGTTCTTTACCCCGACTGGGTTTGTCGAGACGTGCTCGTCGGCGACCTGGCTCGACCTCTCCCTCCGCCTCCACGCCCTGACCGGCGACCCGTCCTATGCCGACGAAGCGGAGAAGACCCTGCTCAACGCCGTGCTTGGGGCTCAAGACGCCGATGGGGAGGACTGGTGCTACTTCACCTTTGCCAACGGCCGCCGCAACAACACCTACCACTGGGCGTGCTGCAAGTCAAGCGGGGCCCTGGCCCTGGAGCGTGCCGCACGGGCCGCCTTTGACGGCTCGACGGTCAATCTGCTTCAACCTTTCGAAGCCGAGACACCGGAAGGGGTCAGAGTGCAGTTAGTCCGCCAAGGGGACGAGAGGTTCAGCCTGGCCGCGGACAAACCCACGACCCTTCATGTCCGGGTACCGGCCTGGTGCGAGGGTGGCGGAAGGGTTGTCGAGGCCGTCCTGTCCCCGGGCGAGCCATTCCAGTTCGAGGCCCGGCCAAAGGTCGCCGCCCAACCCTACACGCACACTGTCGACCACCACGGCCAAGAGGTCGTCCACGAGGAGTACGTCTGTTTCAGCCGTGGCCCCTTTGTCTTGGCGGCGGGCCCAGACGGGGACATCCCCACCGCGCCGACCGTCCGCTTGCCACGTCTGTTCCCGCTTAACTGCCTGCATGAGTCGGGCGACGACGTCGAACTCAGGCCGCCGGGAGGCAAACCGGTGACTTTGAGCCCCTACTACCGCGCCGGGGGAGCCCATCACGGGGCTTGGCGCAACACGTGGCTTCCGGTGGCCTGGCAATGA